GGTGAAATAGATGATTTTCTCTTTGGTGGCAGCTTATCCGGTCTTGAGTTAGTGATAGTACATACTTCAGCAGCCTACAAGAATTGTAGTATATGAGAGGATGCCTTATAATTACATAAGACTAAACGGTTTACTAGTTGTCATTAGGCGAAAGATAAATTGATTACCTGCTGAGACTCCTCTGATTCAGAGTAAATTGATTGAGAAAGCTCAACTTCAACTGGTTGGACATTAGTGTTTATAGAGTCAGTTGGAGCATCTTTACCAACATTGGCGTCATCAGCAGCATTCCGATCATGTTTAAATCTGATGTCTTTTTTAACAGTCTTAGCCTTACAAACATCATTATCATAATAACCATCATCATCAGAAGAACTTTCTTCGGCCCTTGGCTTATACAAACTATCTTCGTCACTATCATATGAATCAGAGGATAGTGCATCACCTCCCTCTTGTCGTGCTTGCAACACTGCCTTACCCTTAGCAACACTCCTCGTACAAGGCCTTGAATTAGTAGGAGGTTTTGGATTTTGATTGGTAGGAGGCTTCGGCTGTGGATTAGTGGGAGGTTTTGGCTTTTGATTAGTGGGAGGCTTCAGTTGTGGATTAGTGGGGGGTTTTGCCTTTTGATTAGTGCGAGGCTTCGGCTGTGGATTAGTAGAAGGTTTTGGCTTTTGATTAGTAGGAGGCTTTGCCTGAGATTGATCATTTGGATTGGCAAGAGGTATCTCCTGACTTGGAGAGTTTGGATTCGTGAGAGATTCTGGCATAGTTGGAGGTGTTGGATTAATAGGAGAGTTGGATGAATCGGAGGGTTCGGAATGTCAACTGTGTTGACAGGTATTGGCTTGTTTTGGGGGGATTCAGTGCTGAGGTTCCTCTTTTTGTCATTAGGCACAGcaccttcttcttctgcaaGAACCACTCCTGTATTGTCCATGCCCGTCTTTTTCTGCTGATCTTCTAAATAATATGGAGATGACACCCCATGTTTGAAATACACATCCACCAGACCATTATTCTTCTGAGCAA
This sequence is a window from Arachis stenosperma cultivar V10309 chromosome 10, arast.V10309.gnm1.PFL2, whole genome shotgun sequence. Protein-coding genes within it:
- the LOC130957732 gene encoding uncharacterized protein LOC130957732; the encoded protein is MCFLAQKNNGLVDVYFKHGVSSPYYLEDQQKKTGMDNTGVVLAEEEGAVPNDKKRNLSTESPQNKPIPVNTAKPPTNQKPKPSTNPQPKPRTNQKAKPPTNPQLKPPTNQKPKPPTNPQPKPPTNQNPKPPTNSRPCTRSVAKGKAVLQARQEGGDALSSDSYDSDEDSLYKPRAEESSSDDDGYYDNDVCKAKTVKKDIRFKHDRNAADDANVGKDAPTDSINTNVQPVEVELSQSIYSESEESQQAAEVCTITNSRPDKLPPKRKSSISPTSANAPINPMQGASSGTATRLGSILKFIPTPGFKAPRKKE